In Pseudoxanthomonas indica, the following are encoded in one genomic region:
- the parC gene encoding DNA topoisomerase IV subunit A — protein sequence MTDTIRSTFHGFEQIPLREYAERAYLDYSMYVVLDRALPFIGDGLKPVQRRIIYSMSEQGLSAASKPKKSARTVGDVIGKYHPHGDSACYEAMVLMAQPFSYRYPLIEGQGNFGSPDDPKSFAAMRYTEAKLTPIAEVLLGELGQGTVDWTPNFDGTLEEPTWMPARLPHLLLNGTTGIAVGMATDVPPHNLNEIVSAVIRLIDDPEATVADLCEHVRGPDYPTTAEIITPASDFRAMYETGHGSVRARATYARENSNIVINALPYQVSPSKVIEQIAAQMRAKKLPWLEDIRDESDHANPVRVVLIPRSNRVDAEQLMGHLFATTDLEKSYRVNMNIIGLDGRPQVKNLKMFLTEWLTFRYDTVTRRLKHRLEKVDRRLHLLEGLLIAYLNLDEVIRIIRSEEEPKPALIARFQLSEDQADYILDTKLRQLARLEEMKIRGEQDELAAERDKLAGILDSKAKLKKLIKDELTADAKKFGDARRSPLVQRGAAQALDETELVASEPMTVVLSEKGWIRAAKGHDVDGSTLSYRDGDNLLAAVRSRSTQQVAFLDSEGRSYSTAVHTLPSARGNGEPLTGRFSPAPGASFQALTSGDNDSRLVLASSHGYGFVTRFENLTGRQKAGKAMLNLTTGAKVLQPASVASVDTDRIVAVTSAGHLLAFPISELPELDKGKGNKIIDIPKAKLGTERVVAIAAVSPGGTLQVRSGARTMSLSFKELDAYLGARATRGGLLPRGWQKVDGLAVE from the coding sequence ATGACTGACACCATTCGTTCCACTTTCCACGGCTTCGAGCAGATTCCGCTGCGTGAATACGCCGAGCGGGCCTATCTCGACTATTCCATGTACGTGGTGCTGGATCGCGCCCTGCCCTTCATTGGCGACGGTTTGAAACCGGTGCAGCGCCGCATCATCTACTCGATGAGCGAGCAGGGCCTGAGCGCGGCCTCCAAGCCGAAGAAGTCGGCGCGTACGGTCGGTGACGTCATCGGCAAGTACCACCCGCATGGCGACAGCGCCTGTTACGAGGCGATGGTGCTGATGGCGCAGCCGTTCTCGTACCGCTACCCGCTCATCGAAGGCCAGGGCAACTTCGGTTCGCCCGACGATCCCAAGTCCTTCGCGGCCATGCGCTACACCGAGGCCAAGCTGACCCCGATCGCCGAAGTGCTGCTGGGTGAACTGGGCCAGGGCACGGTGGACTGGACGCCTAACTTCGACGGCACCCTGGAAGAACCCACCTGGATGCCGGCGCGCCTGCCGCACCTGTTGCTCAACGGCACCACCGGCATCGCCGTGGGCATGGCCACCGATGTGCCGCCGCACAACCTCAACGAGATTGTCAGCGCCGTCATCCGCCTGATCGACGACCCCGAAGCCACCGTGGCCGATCTGTGCGAACACGTGCGCGGGCCGGACTATCCGACCACGGCCGAAATCATCACCCCGGCCAGCGACTTCCGGGCGATGTACGAAACCGGCCACGGCAGCGTGCGCGCGCGTGCGACCTATGCGCGCGAGAACAGCAACATCGTCATCAACGCTCTGCCCTACCAGGTGTCGCCCTCCAAGGTAATCGAGCAGATCGCCGCGCAGATGCGCGCCAAGAAGCTGCCCTGGCTGGAAGACATCCGGGACGAATCCGATCACGCCAATCCGGTGCGGGTGGTGTTGATTCCGCGCAGCAACCGGGTCGACGCCGAGCAGTTGATGGGCCACCTCTTCGCCACCACCGACCTGGAGAAGAGCTACCGCGTCAACATGAACATCATTGGCCTGGACGGACGTCCGCAGGTCAAGAACCTGAAGATGTTCCTGACCGAGTGGCTGACCTTCCGCTACGACACCGTCACCCGCCGGCTCAAGCACCGGCTGGAAAAGGTCGACCGCCGCCTGCACCTGTTGGAAGGTTTGTTGATTGCCTACCTCAACCTGGATGAGGTTATCCGCATCATCCGCAGCGAGGAAGAACCCAAGCCGGCCTTGATCGCGCGCTTCCAGCTCAGCGAAGACCAGGCCGACTACATCCTCGACACCAAGCTGCGCCAGCTGGCGCGCCTGGAAGAGATGAAGATCCGCGGCGAGCAGGACGAACTGGCGGCCGAGCGCGACAAGCTCGCCGGCATCCTGGACTCGAAGGCCAAGCTCAAGAAGCTGATCAAGGACGAGCTGACCGCCGATGCCAAGAAATTCGGCGACGCCCGCCGCTCGCCGCTGGTACAGCGTGGCGCGGCGCAGGCGCTGGATGAAACCGAACTGGTCGCCTCCGAGCCGATGACCGTGGTGCTGTCGGAGAAGGGCTGGATTCGCGCCGCCAAGGGCCATGACGTCGATGGCTCGACCCTGTCCTACCGCGATGGCGACAACCTGCTGGCGGCGGTGCGCTCGCGCAGCACCCAGCAGGTGGCCTTCCTGGATTCGGAAGGCCGCAGCTATTCCACTGCCGTGCACACGCTGCCCTCGGCGCGCGGCAACGGCGAACCGCTGACCGGGCGTTTCTCGCCCGCGCCCGGTGCGTCGTTCCAGGCGCTGACCAGCGGCGACAACGACAGCCGGCTGGTGTTGGCCAGTTCGCATGGCTACGGCTTCGTCACCCGTTTCGAAAACCTGACCGGCCGGCAGAAGGCCGGCAAGGCCATGCTCAACCTGACCACCGGGGCCAAGGTGCTGCAGCCGGCCTCGGTAGCGAGCGTGGACACCGATCGCATCGTTGCCGTCACCAGCGCCGGTCACCTGCTGGCTTTCCCGATCAGCGAATTGCCTGAGCTCGACAAGGGCAAGGGCAACAAGATCATCGACATCCCCAAGGCCAAGCTGGGCACCGAGCGCGTGGTCGCCATCGCGGCGGTGTCGCCCGGCGGCACCCTGCAGGTGCGCAGCGGCGCGCGCACGATGTCGCTGTCGTTCAAGGAACTGGATGCGTATCTGGGCGCACGCGCCACCCGCGGTGGCCTGCTGCCGCGCGGCTGGCAGAAGGTCGACGGACTGGCGGTGGAATGA
- a CDS encoding thiopurine S-methyltransferase, with protein sequence MEAGFWLERWKEGRTRFHRDEVMPLLRQHWPALALPAGCRVFVPLAGKSLDMLWLAEQGHAVLGAELSPLAVAQFFDENQLQPAISDEADGRHHRAGPIDLVCGDVFELDAAALAGCTAVYDRAALIALPADMRRRYVSEVYGRLPLGCQALLITLEYPQAEKAGPPFRVDVAEVEALFAPQWSIEELDRRDILAQEPAFQEDGVTALSTAVYRLQRKA encoded by the coding sequence ATGGAAGCCGGCTTCTGGCTCGAACGCTGGAAAGAAGGACGCACCCGCTTCCACCGCGATGAGGTGATGCCCTTGTTGCGCCAGCATTGGCCGGCACTGGCCTTGCCTGCGGGCTGCCGGGTCTTTGTGCCACTGGCGGGAAAGTCGCTGGACATGCTGTGGCTGGCCGAACAGGGCCATGCCGTGCTGGGTGCGGAACTGTCGCCGCTGGCTGTGGCGCAGTTCTTCGACGAGAACCAGTTGCAGCCCGCAATCAGCGACGAAGCCGACGGCCGGCACCATCGCGCCGGACCGATCGATCTGGTCTGCGGAGATGTGTTCGAACTGGATGCTGCCGCACTGGCTGGCTGCACGGCGGTCTACGACCGCGCCGCCTTGATCGCCTTGCCGGCCGACATGCGGCGGCGATATGTGAGCGAGGTCTATGGGCGTTTGCCGTTGGGCTGCCAGGCGCTGCTGATCACGCTGGAATATCCGCAGGCCGAGAAGGCCGGTCCGCCTTTCCGCGTCGATGTGGCAGAGGTCGAGGCGCTGTTCGCCCCCCAGTGGTCGATCGAGGAACTTGATCGTCGCGACATCCTGGCGCAGGAACCCGCGTTCCAGGAAGACGGCGTCACCGCCTTGTCGACTGCGGTCTATCGCCTTCAGCGCAAGGCCTGA
- a CDS encoding TonB-dependent receptor encodes MPQDTPTDHANSESIYQDAYALLGFRVEYLAPTNGWSVFVVGDNLTDRRHASSSSMRHQATAAQPGFLSGLGRNVSVGVSWFF; translated from the coding sequence TTGCCGCAAGACACCCCCACCGATCACGCCAACTCTGAAAGCATCTACCAGGATGCGTATGCACTGCTTGGCTTTCGCGTGGAGTATCTCGCTCCGACGAACGGATGGTCGGTGTTTGTGGTTGGCGACAATCTGACCGACCGTCGCCATGCCAGCAGTTCCTCCATGCGGCACCAGGCTACTGCTGCACAACCGGGCTTTCTGTCGGGGTTGGGACGCAATGTCAGCGTGGGCGTGTCGTGGTTCTTCTGA
- the dapD gene encoding 2,3,4,5-tetrahydropyridine-2,6-dicarboxylate N-succinyltransferase, translating to MSPRKATATEELKSTIESAFERRAELTTIEIEGSTSAAVERAIEGLESGKLRVAEPDGKGGWKVNEWLKKAVLLYFRVNEMEYVEAYPAPFWDKVEARFGAFEEADFRKLGVRVVPGAIARRGSYFGKDVVLMPSFVNIGAYVGEGTMVDTWATVGSCAQVGKHCHLSGGAGIGGVLEPLQASPTIIEDHCFIGARSEVVEGVVVGHHSVIGMGVFIGQSTRIYNRATGEITYGYVPPGSVVVSGSLPAADGSHSLYCAVIVKQVDEKTRSKTSVNELLRGLAD from the coding sequence ATGAGCCCCCGCAAAGCCACCGCCACAGAAGAACTGAAGTCGACGATTGAAAGCGCCTTCGAGCGCCGCGCCGAACTGACCACGATCGAAATTGAAGGCTCCACCAGCGCCGCCGTCGAGCGCGCCATCGAGGGCTTGGAGAGCGGCAAACTGCGCGTGGCCGAGCCGGATGGCAAGGGCGGCTGGAAGGTCAACGAATGGCTGAAGAAAGCGGTGCTGCTGTACTTCCGCGTCAACGAGATGGAGTACGTCGAGGCCTACCCGGCGCCGTTCTGGGACAAGGTGGAGGCGCGCTTCGGCGCGTTCGAGGAGGCTGATTTCCGCAAGCTTGGCGTGCGCGTGGTGCCTGGCGCGATCGCCCGCCGCGGCAGCTACTTCGGCAAGGACGTGGTGCTGATGCCCAGCTTCGTCAACATCGGCGCCTACGTGGGCGAGGGCACCATGGTCGATACCTGGGCCACCGTCGGCTCGTGCGCGCAGGTCGGCAAGCACTGCCACCTGTCCGGCGGCGCCGGCATCGGCGGCGTGCTGGAACCGCTGCAGGCCTCGCCGACGATCATCGAGGACCATTGCTTCATCGGCGCGCGTTCGGAAGTGGTGGAAGGCGTGGTGGTCGGTCACCACAGTGTGATCGGCATGGGCGTGTTCATCGGCCAGAGCACCCGCATCTACAACCGCGCCACCGGCGAGATTACCTACGGCTACGTGCCACCCGGCAGCGTGGTGGTGTCCGGCTCGCTGCCGGCCGCCGATGGTTCGCACTCGTTGTACTGCGCTGTGATCGTCAAGCAGGTGGATGAAAAGACCCGCAGCAAGACCAGCGTCAACGAACTGCTGCGCGGACTGGCTGACTGA
- a CDS encoding Spx/MgsR family RNA polymerase-binding regulatory protein, with product MTTTIYGLKNCDTCKKATKWLDRFEVPYTFVDYRDNRQAPETLLAWSMKAGGWDALINKSSTTWRQLPDNRKAPGSEAEWKLLLKEYPQLIRRPVVVTGGDGFSQGFSDNGFKKIFGVGK from the coding sequence ATGACCACCACGATTTACGGACTGAAGAATTGCGACACGTGCAAGAAGGCGACCAAGTGGCTGGATCGCTTCGAAGTGCCGTACACCTTTGTCGACTATCGCGACAACCGGCAGGCGCCCGAAACGCTGCTGGCGTGGTCGATGAAAGCCGGTGGTTGGGATGCCTTGATCAACAAGTCCTCGACCACCTGGCGGCAACTGCCCGACAACCGCAAGGCGCCCGGTTCGGAAGCCGAATGGAAGCTGCTGCTCAAGGAGTATCCGCAGTTGATTCGCCGACCGGTGGTGGTGACCGGGGGCGACGGATTTTCACAGGGCTTCAGTGACAATGGTTTCAAGAAGATTTTCGGAGTCGGCAAGTGA
- a CDS encoding DUF2946 family protein, whose amino-acid sequence MTQLALVAVLLVAFAPSINRLVGGAGAQVLAGWTELCTASGLKWVDTADTSPAKKAPLAGGGMPMGADCDYCRLVDVLPLLLLALCLTAPTGLRARFQPKPAPSRRPPTNLRGLGSQGPPLFL is encoded by the coding sequence ATGACCCAGCTCGCCCTCGTGGCGGTGCTGCTGGTGGCGTTCGCGCCCTCCATCAATCGCCTGGTCGGTGGTGCGGGCGCACAGGTGTTGGCCGGATGGACCGAGCTGTGCACGGCATCCGGCTTGAAGTGGGTGGACACCGCGGACACCTCGCCCGCCAAAAAGGCGCCACTGGCCGGCGGTGGCATGCCGATGGGCGCGGACTGCGACTACTGTCGTCTGGTCGACGTGCTACCTCTGCTGCTGCTCGCGCTATGCCTGACGGCGCCGACAGGGTTGCGCGCCCGCTTCCAGCCCAAACCCGCGCCCTCACGCCGGCCGCCGACCAATCTTCGCGGCCTGGGTAGTCAAGGGCCACCGCTCTTTCTCTGA
- a CDS encoding carboxypeptidase-like regulatory domain-containing protein, with the protein MSSKSNTRWLVLALSLLMALVSFSAWAQRTDGNIGGLTVAGDQVTAVNTGTGFKREAVADQDGKYRLSSLPLGEYIVSVVRNGAPVANFKLNVRPGTTARVPNLTADSKPLAGQPAPAN; encoded by the coding sequence ATGTCTTCAAAATCCAATACGCGTTGGTTGGTCCTGGCCTTGTCGCTGTTGATGGCGCTCGTTTCCTTCTCCGCGTGGGCGCAACGCACGGACGGCAATATTGGCGGCCTCACCGTCGCCGGCGATCAGGTCACCGCCGTCAATACCGGCACGGGCTTCAAGCGCGAGGCAGTGGCTGACCAGGACGGTAAGTACCGTCTGAGTTCGCTACCCCTGGGCGAATACATCGTGTCCGTGGTTCGCAATGGCGCCCCCGTGGCCAACTTCAAATTGAATGTGCGCCCCGGTACCACGGCGCGTGTGCCCAACCTGACCGCCGATTCCAAGCCGCTGGCGGGCCAACCTGCCCCAGCCAACTGA
- the dapE gene encoding succinyl-diaminopimelate desuccinylase, producing the protein MSDVVELSSELIRRHSVTPDDAGCQQVLATRLSAAGFTCESLRFGDTDNLWASHGSGEPVLVLLGHTDVVPPGPLAQWTSDPFIPTVRDGVLYGRGTADMKCSVAACTIALERFVDAHPHHPGTVALLVTSDEEGDAHDGVKRVAETFRQRGQRIDWCITGEPSSKEKLGDLLRVGRRGTVTGTLTVRGIQGHVAYPHKALNPIHKALPALAELTARVWDDGYETFPPTSLQISNMQSGTGASNVIPGDLKLIFNLRFNPTWTAEKLEQEIEDLLRRHELDYSIHWHRGGEPFYTPEGQLRATARQVLAEFAGEPPEESTAGGTSDARFIAPLGAQCIEVGPVNASIHKVDENIAVAELEALPGLYQRLLERLMLPG; encoded by the coding sequence GTGAGTGACGTCGTTGAACTGTCCAGCGAACTGATCCGCCGTCATTCGGTCACGCCCGACGACGCGGGTTGCCAGCAGGTGCTGGCAACGCGTTTGTCGGCGGCCGGATTCACCTGCGAGTCGCTGCGCTTTGGCGACACCGACAATCTTTGGGCCAGCCACGGTAGCGGCGAGCCGGTCCTCGTGCTGTTGGGTCACACCGATGTGGTGCCACCCGGGCCGCTGGCGCAATGGACCAGCGATCCGTTCATTCCGACTGTCCGCGACGGCGTGCTGTACGGCCGCGGCACCGCCGACATGAAGTGCAGCGTGGCCGCGTGCACAATTGCACTCGAGCGCTTTGTCGACGCGCATCCCCATCATCCGGGCACAGTGGCGCTGCTGGTCACTTCAGATGAAGAAGGCGATGCCCATGATGGCGTCAAGCGAGTCGCCGAGACCTTCCGCCAGCGTGGCCAGCGCATTGACTGGTGTATCACCGGCGAACCGTCCTCCAAGGAAAAACTGGGCGACCTGCTGCGCGTCGGCCGTCGCGGCACGGTCACCGGCACGCTCACCGTGCGCGGCATCCAGGGCCATGTGGCGTATCCGCACAAGGCGCTCAATCCGATCCACAAAGCACTGCCTGCGCTGGCCGAACTGACCGCGCGGGTCTGGGATGACGGGTATGAAACCTTCCCGCCAACCAGCCTGCAGATTTCCAACATGCAGTCCGGCACCGGCGCCAGCAACGTCATTCCCGGAGATCTCAAGCTGATCTTCAACCTGCGCTTCAATCCCACCTGGACCGCGGAAAAGCTGGAGCAGGAGATCGAAGACCTGCTGCGCCGGCATGAATTGGACTACAGCATCCATTGGCACCGTGGCGGCGAGCCGTTCTATACGCCCGAAGGCCAGCTGCGCGCCACGGCGCGGCAGGTGCTGGCGGAATTTGCCGGCGAACCGCCGGAAGAGAGCACCGCAGGTGGTACCTCTGATGCGCGATTTATCGCCCCACTGGGCGCGCAGTGCATCGAAGTGGGTCCGGTCAACGCGAGCATCCACAAGGTGGACGAGAACATCGCGGTGGCGGAGCTGGAAGCGTTGCCGGGCCTGTACCAGCGGCTGCTCGAGCGCCTGATGCTGCCGGGGTGA
- the bfr gene encoding bacterioferritin, with product MKGHPEVVDYLKQLLRGELSARDQYFIHSRRYEDMGLKSLYERLNHEMQEETEHADALLRRILFLEGDPDMTPDPFVAGQTVEEMLQRDLEVEYAVRKHLADGIALCERHGDFVSRAILQVQLKDTEEDHAHWLEQQLSLIRLLGLPNYLTAQLRAEKSGE from the coding sequence ATGAAAGGCCATCCCGAAGTCGTCGACTACCTCAAGCAGCTGCTGCGCGGCGAACTGTCCGCGCGCGATCAGTACTTCATCCATTCCCGTCGTTATGAGGACATGGGGCTGAAGTCGCTGTACGAGCGTCTCAACCACGAGATGCAGGAAGAGACCGAGCACGCCGATGCACTGCTGCGTCGCATCCTGTTCCTGGAAGGTGATCCGGACATGACCCCGGACCCCTTCGTCGCCGGTCAGACCGTCGAGGAAATGCTGCAGCGGGATCTGGAAGTGGAATACGCCGTCCGCAAACACCTGGCCGATGGCATCGCCCTGTGCGAACGCCACGGCGACTTCGTCAGCCGCGCCATCCTGCAGGTCCAGCTGAAAGACACCGAAGAAGATCACGCGCATTGGCTCGAGCAGCAGCTCAGCCTGATTCGCCTGCTCGGCCTGCCGAACTACCTGACCGCCCAACTGCGCGCCGAGAAATCCGGCGAGTAA
- the asnB gene encoding asparagine synthase B — MCSIFGIFGLQAGDDKAGLRRLALDLSQRQRHRGPDWSGVFVDDGAILVHERLAIVDPAGGSQPLRSGDGQLALAVNGEIYNHRELKKELKQAYEFQTGSDCEVINALFREDTPASFLNRLNGIFAFALWDAASQRFLIARDPIGVCPLYWGHDREGRLCVASEMKALADTCADVAQFPPGHYYDSATSALVKYYDKPWRDYDAVEGVQVGPQELREAFERAVHRQLMTDVPYGVLLSGGLDSSLVAAVAARFARKRVEDDDTSEAWWPRLHSFAIGLKGSPDLAAAEIAAKSLGTVHHGFEYTFDEGLDALPEVIRHIETYDVTTIRASTPMYLLARRIKAMGVKMVLSGEGSDEIFGGYLYFHKAPNAREFHEELVRKLDALYSYDCLRANKSMMAWGVEPRVPFLDVEFLDVAMKMDAQAKMAGKGRIEKAVLREAFEGYLPEGILWRQKEQFSDGVGYGWIDGLKAHAEALVSDRELAAADKRFPVNPPLTKEAYFYRSVFERFYPSPACAETVPGGKSIACSSPAAIAWDASFAAAADPSGRAIAGVHNAAL; from the coding sequence ATGTGTTCCATCTTCGGCATCTTCGGCCTGCAGGCCGGCGACGACAAAGCAGGCCTGCGACGACTGGCCCTGGATCTTTCGCAGCGCCAGCGCCATCGCGGCCCCGACTGGAGCGGCGTGTTCGTCGATGACGGCGCCATCCTGGTGCACGAGCGGCTCGCCATCGTCGACCCGGCGGGTGGCTCGCAGCCGCTGCGCTCGGGCGACGGCCAGCTGGCCCTGGCGGTGAACGGTGAAATCTACAACCACCGCGAATTGAAGAAGGAACTCAAGCAGGCCTACGAGTTCCAGACCGGCTCGGATTGCGAAGTGATCAACGCGTTGTTCCGCGAAGACACGCCGGCCTCGTTCCTCAACCGCCTCAACGGCATCTTTGCCTTCGCGTTGTGGGACGCGGCCAGCCAGCGTTTCCTGATTGCGCGCGATCCGATCGGCGTGTGCCCGCTTTATTGGGGCCATGATCGCGAAGGTCGCCTGTGCGTGGCCTCGGAGATGAAGGCGCTGGCCGATACCTGCGCTGACGTCGCCCAGTTCCCGCCGGGCCACTACTACGACAGCGCGACCTCTGCCTTGGTGAAGTACTACGACAAACCCTGGCGAGACTACGACGCCGTCGAAGGCGTGCAGGTGGGTCCGCAGGAACTGCGCGAAGCGTTCGAACGCGCCGTGCATCGCCAGCTGATGACCGACGTGCCTTACGGCGTGCTGCTGTCCGGCGGCCTGGATTCCTCGCTGGTCGCCGCCGTCGCAGCGCGCTTCGCCCGCAAGCGGGTGGAAGACGACGATACCTCCGAGGCCTGGTGGCCGCGCCTGCATTCCTTTGCCATCGGCCTGAAGGGATCGCCGGACCTGGCCGCCGCCGAGATCGCGGCCAAGTCGCTGGGAACCGTGCACCACGGCTTCGAATACACCTTCGATGAAGGCCTTGACGCATTGCCAGAAGTCATCCGCCATATCGAGACCTACGACGTCACCACCATCCGTGCGTCCACGCCGATGTACCTGCTGGCGCGCCGGATCAAGGCGATGGGGGTGAAGATGGTGCTGTCGGGCGAAGGCTCGGACGAAATCTTCGGCGGTTACCTGTACTTCCACAAGGCGCCGAACGCGCGCGAATTCCACGAAGAACTGGTGCGCAAGCTCGACGCGCTCTACAGCTACGACTGCCTGCGCGCCAACAAGTCGATGATGGCCTGGGGCGTGGAGCCGCGCGTGCCGTTCCTGGATGTGGAATTCCTGGACGTGGCGATGAAGATGGACGCGCAGGCCAAGATGGCCGGCAAGGGTCGCATCGAGAAGGCGGTGCTGCGCGAAGCCTTCGAAGGCTACCTGCCCGAAGGCATCCTGTGGCGCCAGAAAGAACAGTTCAGCGATGGCGTGGGCTATGGCTGGATCGACGGCCTGAAGGCGCATGCTGAAGCCCTGGTCAGTGATCGTGAACTGGCGGCGGCCGACAAGCGATTTCCGGTGAATCCGCCGCTGACCAAGGAAGCCTATTTCTACCGCAGTGTGTTCGAGCGCTTCTATCCCAGCCCTGCCTGCGCGGAGACGGTGCCTGGTGGCAAGTCGATTGCCTGTTCGTCGCCGGCGGCGATTGCGTGGGATGCCAGCTTCGCGGCCGCGGCCGATCCTTCGGGCCGCGCCATTGCCGGCGTGCATAACGCTGCGCTGTAA
- a CDS encoding carboxypeptidase-like regulatory domain-containing protein, which translates to MALVSKSRWLFLALSLLMMLVSFSALAQRADGNIGGNAVAGDQVAVHNTGTGFKRETVVEEGGKYHFRNLPLGEYRVSVTRNGESVGNFVVNVRPGATARVPLVPADEGVAAEPAAAPPAN; encoded by the coding sequence ATGGCCCTTGTATCCAAGTCGCGTTGGCTGTTCCTTGCGTTGTCGCTGTTGATGATGCTGGTTTCGTTCTCCGCCTTGGCGCAGCGCGCCGACGGCAATATCGGTGGCAATGCTGTCGCCGGTGATCAGGTGGCCGTCCACAATACCGGCACCGGATTCAAGCGGGAGACCGTGGTAGAGGAAGGCGGCAAGTACCACTTCCGCAACCTGCCCTTGGGCGAGTACCGCGTCAGCGTGACCCGCAATGGCGAGTCCGTCGGCAATTTCGTGGTCAACGTGCGCCCGGGCGCCACCGCCCGCGTTCCCCTGGTTCCGGCGGACGAAGGCGTGGCCGCCGAGCCCGCCGCAGCGCCTCCCGCCAATTGA